One Microbacterium trichothecenolyticum DNA window includes the following coding sequences:
- a CDS encoding DUF7718 family protein, producing MPQDASKQRKKALKDAQRAVDAELTREKGDYVPPDRTECVEKEWHQSLDDSGDIRIEIRVWRHEGRMVDFVLLIQVGDWSQDGSWEQVARVDCSGGRCHIHPPESPDEHKLIHRLDTVNDVEIAYRAANSIAMTVAAMIRDRRS from the coding sequence ATGCCGCAGGACGCATCCAAACAACGCAAGAAGGCGTTGAAGGACGCGCAACGCGCAGTTGACGCAGAGCTCACGCGTGAGAAGGGTGACTACGTACCCCCAGATCGGACCGAGTGTGTCGAGAAAGAGTGGCATCAGTCGCTAGACGACAGTGGAGACATTCGGATTGAGATCCGCGTGTGGCGGCACGAAGGTCGAATGGTGGACTTCGTCCTGCTGATTCAGGTCGGTGACTGGAGTCAAGACGGCTCATGGGAACAGGTCGCCCGAGTAGACTGCAGTGGAGGTCGCTGTCACATCCACCCGCCGGAGAGTCCCGATGAGCACAAGCTCATTCATCGGCTCGACACGGTGAACGACGTAGAAATCGCATACCGCGCTGCTAACAGCATCGCCATGACGGTTGCGGCTATGATCCGGGATAGGAGGTCGTGA